The following coding sequences are from one Lolium rigidum isolate FL_2022 chromosome 6, APGP_CSIRO_Lrig_0.1, whole genome shotgun sequence window:
- the LOC124660165 gene encoding transcription factor GTE5, chloroplastic-like, with protein sequence MPPRRLRESPSPPSPILLKKSKCHAGAHLARPLERIRMLLNKLLQHEDGWVFAKPVDSLSLGLRDYYSDIYDPMDLGTVSRRLNGNRYMDLHSFARDVRLTFHNAMVYNDKGDDVYESAAELSEIFESGWASIEQELPSPPSITDRRMKLKDELPRLSKGLQRRAVVIMKDINAWLQEANGRVQVDFDKADEATVDKLEWLVLLGAMQQEEEMLDSPRRCDA encoded by the coding sequence ATGCCACCCCGAAGGCTTCGCGAATCGCCTTCACCGCCCTCACCGATTCTCCTCAAGAAATCTAAGTGCCATGCCGGTGCCCACCTTGCCCGCCCCCTGGAGCGCATCCGCATGCTGCTGAACAAGTTACTGCAACATGAGGACGGGTGGGTTTTCGCCAAGCCGGTGGATTCACTCAGCCTTGGCCTGCGTGACTACTACTCTGACATATACGACCCCATGGATCTTGGCACTGTCAGCCGCCGCCTTAACGGCAATCGCTACATGGACCTGCACTCATTTGCCAGAGATGTGAGACTTACCTTCCACAATGCCATGGTCTACAACGACAAGGGCGATGATGTGTATGAGAGCGCAGCCGAGCTCTCTGAAATCTTCGAGTCAGGGTGGGCCTCCATTGAACAAGAGCTCCCTTCGCCGCCATCAATCACAGACCGGAGGATGAAGCTCAAGGATGAGCTGCCACGGCTGTCGAAGggcttgcagaggagagcagtcgTTATTATGAAGGACATAAACGCGTGGCTTCAGGAGGCGAATGGGAGGGTTCAGGTGGATTTCGACAAGGCGGACGAGGCAACTGTTGACAAGCTCGAGTGGCTGGTTCTCTTGGGTGCCATGCAACAG